In Drosophila willistoni isolate 14030-0811.24 chromosome XR unlocalized genomic scaffold, UCI_dwil_1.1 Seg144, whole genome shotgun sequence, one DNA window encodes the following:
- the LOC6639386 gene encoding dynein axonemal intermediate chain 3: MEGSKSALETASPTDYDGLGGFGGASAGAGGASIGGASISGAGSGSENLAPITQKRAKPYLKKFVQPDSDEEFVGDPRNLYNVHESWRTLLSMSTCQKVMVTEAAQKALKIEVGVNVTQEFPWKQVQFKDLRDILFEELENVAELTKMFRGFNPEHYILIGYCPILTESDDDPPEGDPFIFFISGKEAKLAMGIIQNMEAFERWRMRRRLRKKPRRWVSQGTEDEMEILVERFRDEPVDVEIQSVYPIQEPKHVAFDYRMARDVRDGVIELLPNENIKFDNIIKRRITVAVQSAPARVDREQQTNPTFPSNAWSQYLYEIDDADLELDESEVEEEDGKAKPTSRNPTPLPEEVVDKPPPEMSDQINLLLNTLEFNQIDSYRNDYQLISSKQVVQYTNPYLQEFICFANISKSNKRFVAGYDWYPNMSGLIAVSYAFSTLATTNLASSRVDWVQRAVLEPNPVLLWSFADNLNYKLEFEAPFETTSLTFCPHNGDLLLGGSTNGVVVVWDLQGRCEHLDDEEYLTAAQAKYRTLIGEFLKWTIELKENVVIPPATLSTMETSPNGAITGFYWLGKHFYINNHGKVYNDADQRNHYKFFITCAFDGTVSFWDLDGSGSKKQRDKMRARMLPKELTQSESNFKNKTITPTYNLSFNEPLTSIIADTSVFSIQTPAPKVINAFPANYPISLQPKDPPSLRQSMILSTFYGHIHRVDWIGIYTDGDAKEQVNSAVQFAQVHDGPVLSMRKNPFYPELFASIGRNVFAVWKEDFSYSPIFWRKRPCDLTAVAWSETRPAVLYLTRSDGILEAWDILARDDDACLNEILGGGVITAITEHRPSLPYKILGIGDYNSSIRMVKLPHTFDVPLDNELQKLMDYVLKEERRKIGIQAWEQKYYELNKDIIEVKREAEQEAQKEMERIEREEQLNARKRQADEEEEKSANNKPLTSLPYNERMARVWDDLNLNRMMTILMSRKRMDPEKLARETALEKERLSYEAAKKESHLKLLQTIDNEVASIRARILPAEVPDMQRSEMIEERVKCELLLADSYEDVAKESFEMLSMFNEFKTIDYIEFLERGRQRRQLLDQSLGGNTDRILWYQEKVKNMQLDECNFGYDFLYSGLSEQTENDGQSSSTNRKTDTLMYESVDGEEEEAD, encoded by the exons ATGGAAGGCTCCAAAAGTGCATTGGAGACAGCATCGCCAACGGATTACGATGGTCTTGGCGGTTTTGGTGGTGCAagtgctggtgctggtggtgctaGTATTGGTGGTGCTAGCATTAGTGGTGCTGGTAGCGGTTCCGAGAATCTGGCACCCATTACACAGAAACGTGCTAAGCCCTATCTTAAGAAATTCGTACAACCCGATTCAGACGAGGAATTCGTTGGTGATCCCCGTAATCTATATAATGTCCATGAATCATGGCGCACTCTACTATCGATGTCCACGTGTCAAAAGGTCATGGTGAC GGAAGCTGCACAAAAGGCACTTAAAATTGAGGTGGGCGTAAATGTTACACAAGAGTTTCCCTGGAAGCAAGTGCAATTCAAAGATCTGAGAGATATCCTGTTCGAAGAGCTGGAAAATGTGGCCGAGCTAACGAAAATGTTTCGTGGTTTCAATCCAGAACACTATATCTTAATTGGTTACTGCCCGATTTTAACCGAATCCGACGATGATCCGCCCGAGGGAGATCCCTTCATATTCTTCATTAGCGGCAAAGAGGCCAAACTAGCCATGGGCATTATCCAGAATATGGAAGCCTTCGAACGTTGGCGCATGCGTCGTCGTCTACGCAAAAAGCCAAGGCGTTGGGTAAGCCAGGGCACTgaagatgaaatggaaatACTTGTTGAACGTTTTCGAGACGAGCCTGTCGACGTGGAGATCCAGAGTGTCTATCCCATTCAGGAACCAAAGCATGTGGCCTTCGACTATCGAATGGCACGTGATGTGCGTGATGGTGTTATCGAGCTATTACCGAATGAGAACATCAAATTTGACAATATCATCAAGAGGCGCATTACAGTCGCTGTGCAATCAGCTCCGGCTCGTGTTGATCGGGAACAGCAAACAAATCCAACGTTTCCCTCAAACGCCTGGTCACAGTATCTATATGAAATCGATGATGCAG ATCTGGAGCTCGATGAGTCAGAGGTCGAGGAGGAAGATGGCAAAGCAAAGCCAACCAGTCGTAATCCTACTCCACTGCCGGAAGAGGTTGTCGACAAGCCGCCACCGGAAATGTCAGACCAAATAAATTTGCTACTCAACACACTGGAGTTTAATCAGATTGATAGTTATCG CAATGATTATCAGTTAATATCCAGCAAACAGGTGGTTCAATATACCAATCCTTACCTACAGGAATTCATTTGCTTTGCCAACATCTCGAAGAGCAACAAACGCTTTGTAGCCGGCTATGATTGGTATCCCAATATGTCGGGATTGATTGCCGTTTCGTATGCCTTTAGTACTCTGGCAACTACCAATTTGGCCTCCAGTCGAGTTGACTGGGTACAGCGTGCCGTATTGGAGCCCAATCCGGTGCTGCTTTGGAGCTTTGCCGATAATCTTAACTATAAGCTGGAATTTGAGGCACCGTTCGAGACAACCTCGTTGACATTTTGTCCACACAATGGCGATCTTCTATTGGGTGGCAGCACAAATGGTGTGGTCGTTGTCTGGGATCTTCAGGGTCGCTGCGAACATCTCGACGATGAGGAATACTTGACAGCTGCTCAAGCCAAATATCGGACACTTATTGGAGAGTTTCTTAAATGGACCATAGAGCTAAAAGAGAATGTTGTAATACCACCGGCAACTCTGTCAACAATGGAAACCTCACCGAATGGTGCCATTACAGGATTTTACTGGCTGGGCAAGCATTTCTATATTAACAATCATGGCAAGGTCTACAACGATGCCGATCAACGCAATCATTACAAGTTCTTTATCACTTGTGCCTTTGATGGCACTGTCAGCTTCTGGGATCTGGACGGCAGTGGCTCTAAAAAGCAGAGGGATAAAATGCGTGCTCGCATGTTACCCAAAGAGTTGACCCAAAGTGAATCGAATTTCAAGAACAAGACAATCACGCCTACCTATAATCTGAGTTTTAATGAGCCGCTAACAAGCATAATTGCCGACACATCGGTTTTCTCCATTCAGACACCAGCCCCCAAGGTAATCAATGCGTTTCCCGCAAACTATCCCATCAGTCTGCAGCCAAAGGATCCGCCCAGTCTGCGCCAGAGCATGATATTGTCCACATTCTATGGGCATATTCATCGTGTCGACTGGATTGGCATCTACACAGATGGCGATGCCAAGGAACAGGTGAACAGTGCAGTGCAATTTGCCCAGGTGCACGATGGACCCGTGCTATCGATGCGTAAAAATCCATTCTACCCGGAATTATTTGCCTCCATTGGACGCAATGTGTTTGCCGTGTGGAAAGAGGACTTCAGCTATTCACCCATATTCTGGCGCAAAAGACCTTGTGATCTCACTGCGGTGGCATGGAGTGAAACGCGTCCTGCGGTTCTATATCTGACGCGTAGTGATGGCATTCTAGAGGCATGGGACATCTTgg CTCGCGATGATGATGCCTGTTTGAATGAGATTCTTGGCGGTGGAGTTATAACGGCTATAACCGAGCATCGGCCTTCATTGCCTTATAAAATTCTTGGCATTGGGGATTACAATAGCAGCATACGGATGGTGAAATTGCCACATACCTTCGATGTGCCATTGGACAATGAACTGCAAAAGCTAATGGACTATGTGCTAAAAGAAGAACGTCGTAAAATTGGAATACAGGCATGGGAGCAAAAATACTATGAGCTTAACAAGGATATTATTGAGGTTAAGCGCGAGGCCGAACAGGAGGCTCAAAAGGAAATGGAACGCATTGAACGTGAAGAGCAGCTAAATGCCCGCAAACGGCAGGCAGATGAGGAAGAGGAGAAATC GGCCAACAATAAACCACTCACCAGTCTGCCTTATAACGAGCGCATGGCTCGCGTGTGGGATGATCTAAATCTAAATCGCATGATGACCATTCTAATGTCACGCAAACGCATGGATCCCGAGAAACTGGCACGTGAAACGGCTCTGGAAAAGGAACGGCTCAGTTATGAGGCGGCCAAAAAGGAGTCGCATTTAAAACTCCTTCAGACCATTGACAACGAAGTGGCCAGTATACGAGCACGTATTCTGCCCGCTGAAGTGCCGGATATGCAACGCAGCGAAATGATTGAGGAGAGGGTTAAATGTGAACTACTTCTAGCCGATTCCTATGAGGATGTGGCCAAGGAGTCATTCGAAATGTTGAGTATGTTTAACGAATTCAAGACTATCGATTACATTGAGTTTCTGGAGCGTGGACGACAACGTCGACAATTGTTGGATCAATCGCTGGGCGGTAATACAGATCGCATACTCTGGTATCAGGAAAAGGTCAAGAATATGCAATTGGATGAATGTAATTTCGGTTATGATTTTCTCTATTCGGGTCTAAGTGAGCAAACCGAGAACGATGGGCAATCATCTTCAACAAATCGAAAAACAGATACTTTAATGTACGAATCGGTAGATGGAGAAGAGGAGGAGGCTGATTAA